A genomic region of Xiphophorus couchianus chromosome 18, X_couchianus-1.0, whole genome shotgun sequence contains the following coding sequences:
- the LOC114133498 gene encoding insulin-like growth factor-binding protein complex acid labile subunit isoform X2: protein MLAALTLASLGLLARASDLCPPACRCFDNLTTADCRDKGLTQIPPLPAGTLKLFILNNKIEEIPENGLNELQVLDLTQNQLSASLNPVWPAMTNLTKLLLRDNDLASLHPAQFLNCPALVFLDLSKNHIKHLTPEFLYGLANLKTLLLSHNQIETLQAEVLDNVVGLTELHLDFNRLREIESGVFRSSAMLRKLDLSNNRIVKVEDGSFRGAAGLKHLDLSGNQLVTIPADSFSSLTELDHLYLTSNNLTDLSDRSLSGLNNLTDLDLSRNQLASLPNEVFKDLAKLRFLDLYRNRLTELPPDVFRSLNNLSDLQLDGNQISTLPLEVFAALHKLQDLLLSQNHILELHPALFANMPSLQNLQLAHNALTLLPEGLFHKLQALKELHLQYNRIAFLHQSVFDGLSKVTRVNLSNNRISSLHSDQFRELSRLKDLKLDRNQLVKLPSNLFTALGKLVTLDLGHNNLSELSSDTFKGLIHLKNLILSFNSLHSVHYNAFQDLGSLHTLLLQNNSLESLTPELFHPLPKLRELNLDGNKLGRLNPRLFQRLKDLQELSLKSNRLLSLETKTLKPLKKLSLIYLSDNMWNCTSVDIFYLCNWVKVNTEKLNDKPVCYFRSESKSPLFLLDHCAAAARCPPSFPLQLLSVLTPSLIAVAHSFL from the exons ATGCTAGCAGCGCTAACTCTGGCCTCTCTGGGCCTCTTGGCGCGGGCGTCGGACCTCTGCCCGCCCGCCTGCCGCTGCTTCGACAACCTGACCACGGCTGACTGCCGGGACAAAGGCCTGACCCAGATACCGCCGCTACCGGCCGGAACGCTGAAGCTCTTCATCTTGAACAACAAGATCGAGGAAATACCCGAGAACGGGCTGAATGAGCTGCAG GTCCTGGACCTGACCCAGAACCAGCTAAGTGCCTCCCTGAACCCGGTTTGGCCCGCTATGACCAACCTGACCAAGCTGCTGCTGCGCGACAACGACCTGGCGTCTCTGCATCCGGCCCAGTTCCTGAACTGCCCCGCCCTCGTCTTCTTGGACCTGAGTAAGAACCACATCAAGCATCTCACGCCGGAGTTCCTCTATGGCTTGGCCAATCTGAAGACGCTGCTCCTGAGCCACAACCAGATCGAAACGCTGCAGGCGGAGGTTCTGGACAACGTCGTCGGCCTCACAGAACTCCACCTGGACTTCAACAGGTTGAGGGAAATAGAGAGCGGCGTCTTCAGGAGCTCCGCCATGTTGAGGAAGTTAGATTTGTCCAACAACCGGATAGTAAAAGTGGAGGATGGGAGTTTCAGAGGAGCGGCTGGTTTGAAACATCTGGATCTGAGTGGAAACCAGCTGGTCACCATTCCAGCCGATTCCTTCTCCTCTCTGACTGAACTGGATCATCTCTATTTGACGAGCAACAACCTGACGGATCTGTCGGACAGATCGCTGTCTGGCCTGAACAACCTGACTGATCTGGATCTGAGTCGGAACCAGCTCGCCTCTCTCCCAAACGAAGTCTTCAAAGACCTGGCCAAGCTCAGGTTTCTGGATCTCTACAGGAACCGACTGACAGAACTCCCGCCGGATGTTTTCAGGAGTTTGAACAATCTGTCGGATCTGCAGCTGGACGGAAACCAGATCTCAACGCTGCCGCTGGAGGTTTTCGCCGCATTGCACAAACTTCAAGACCTGCTGCTGTCTCAAAACCACATCCTGGAGCTCCACCCTGCTCTGTTCGCCAACATGCCGTCTCTGCAGAACCTTCAGCTGGCCCACAACGCCCTGACGCTGCTACCAGAGGGCCTTTTCCACAAGCTCCAGGCGCTCAAAGAGCTTCACCTGCAATACAACCGCATCGCTTTCCTCCACCAGTCAGTCTTTGACGGTTTATCAAAAGTAACCAGAGTGAATCTCTCCAACAACCGTATTTCATCTCTACACTCAGACCAGTTCAGGGAGCTTTCCAGGTTAAAAGACTTGAAACTGGACAGAAACCAGTTGGTTAAGCTTCCCTCAAATCTTTTCACTGCTCTTGGGAAACTTGTGACGTTGGATCTGGGCCACAATAATCTCTCGGAGTTGTCCTCAGACACTTTCAAAGGGTTGATCCACCTTAAGAACCTGATTCTGAGCTTCAACTCGCTCCACAGCGTCCACTACAACGCCTTCCAGGATCTGGGCAGCCTCCACACACTGCTCCTGCAGAACAACAGCTTGGAGAGTTTAACCCCCGAGCTCTTCCACCCGCTGCCAAAGCTCAGGGAGCTGAACCTGGACGGAAACAAGCTGGGTCGCCTCAATCCTCGTCTCTTTCAGAGGCTTAAAGACCTCCAGGAGCTGAGCCTGAAGTCCAACCGGCTCCTGTCTTTAGAGACCAAGACTCTGAAGCCTCTAAAGAAGCTTTCACTCATCTACCTCTCTGATAATATGTGGAACTGTACAAGCGTTGATATTTTCTACTTGTGCAACTGGGTTAAggtaaatacagaaaaactaaaCGATAAGCCGGTCTGCTACTTCCGGTCCGAATCGAAGTCGCCCCTCTTCTTACTGGATCACTGCGCTGCCGCTGCGCGCTGCCCGCCTTCGTTTCCTCTACAACTGCTGAGCGTCCTGACGCCTTCTCTCATCGCTGTAGCCCACAGCTTCCTCTGA
- the LOC114133498 gene encoding insulin-like growth factor-binding protein complex acid labile subunit isoform X1 gives MFFCVLLQLTMLAALTLASLGLLARASDLCPPACRCFDNLTTADCRDKGLTQIPPLPAGTLKLFILNNKIEEIPENGLNELQVLDLTQNQLSASLNPVWPAMTNLTKLLLRDNDLASLHPAQFLNCPALVFLDLSKNHIKHLTPEFLYGLANLKTLLLSHNQIETLQAEVLDNVVGLTELHLDFNRLREIESGVFRSSAMLRKLDLSNNRIVKVEDGSFRGAAGLKHLDLSGNQLVTIPADSFSSLTELDHLYLTSNNLTDLSDRSLSGLNNLTDLDLSRNQLASLPNEVFKDLAKLRFLDLYRNRLTELPPDVFRSLNNLSDLQLDGNQISTLPLEVFAALHKLQDLLLSQNHILELHPALFANMPSLQNLQLAHNALTLLPEGLFHKLQALKELHLQYNRIAFLHQSVFDGLSKVTRVNLSNNRISSLHSDQFRELSRLKDLKLDRNQLVKLPSNLFTALGKLVTLDLGHNNLSELSSDTFKGLIHLKNLILSFNSLHSVHYNAFQDLGSLHTLLLQNNSLESLTPELFHPLPKLRELNLDGNKLGRLNPRLFQRLKDLQELSLKSNRLLSLETKTLKPLKKLSLIYLSDNMWNCTSVDIFYLCNWVKVNTEKLNDKPVCYFRSESKSPLFLLDHCAAAARCPPSFPLQLLSVLTPSLIAVAHSFL, from the exons atgtttttctgtgttttgctgcagctgaCGATGCTAGCAGCGCTAACTCTGGCCTCTCTGGGCCTCTTGGCGCGGGCGTCGGACCTCTGCCCGCCCGCCTGCCGCTGCTTCGACAACCTGACCACGGCTGACTGCCGGGACAAAGGCCTGACCCAGATACCGCCGCTACCGGCCGGAACGCTGAAGCTCTTCATCTTGAACAACAAGATCGAGGAAATACCCGAGAACGGGCTGAATGAGCTGCAG GTCCTGGACCTGACCCAGAACCAGCTAAGTGCCTCCCTGAACCCGGTTTGGCCCGCTATGACCAACCTGACCAAGCTGCTGCTGCGCGACAACGACCTGGCGTCTCTGCATCCGGCCCAGTTCCTGAACTGCCCCGCCCTCGTCTTCTTGGACCTGAGTAAGAACCACATCAAGCATCTCACGCCGGAGTTCCTCTATGGCTTGGCCAATCTGAAGACGCTGCTCCTGAGCCACAACCAGATCGAAACGCTGCAGGCGGAGGTTCTGGACAACGTCGTCGGCCTCACAGAACTCCACCTGGACTTCAACAGGTTGAGGGAAATAGAGAGCGGCGTCTTCAGGAGCTCCGCCATGTTGAGGAAGTTAGATTTGTCCAACAACCGGATAGTAAAAGTGGAGGATGGGAGTTTCAGAGGAGCGGCTGGTTTGAAACATCTGGATCTGAGTGGAAACCAGCTGGTCACCATTCCAGCCGATTCCTTCTCCTCTCTGACTGAACTGGATCATCTCTATTTGACGAGCAACAACCTGACGGATCTGTCGGACAGATCGCTGTCTGGCCTGAACAACCTGACTGATCTGGATCTGAGTCGGAACCAGCTCGCCTCTCTCCCAAACGAAGTCTTCAAAGACCTGGCCAAGCTCAGGTTTCTGGATCTCTACAGGAACCGACTGACAGAACTCCCGCCGGATGTTTTCAGGAGTTTGAACAATCTGTCGGATCTGCAGCTGGACGGAAACCAGATCTCAACGCTGCCGCTGGAGGTTTTCGCCGCATTGCACAAACTTCAAGACCTGCTGCTGTCTCAAAACCACATCCTGGAGCTCCACCCTGCTCTGTTCGCCAACATGCCGTCTCTGCAGAACCTTCAGCTGGCCCACAACGCCCTGACGCTGCTACCAGAGGGCCTTTTCCACAAGCTCCAGGCGCTCAAAGAGCTTCACCTGCAATACAACCGCATCGCTTTCCTCCACCAGTCAGTCTTTGACGGTTTATCAAAAGTAACCAGAGTGAATCTCTCCAACAACCGTATTTCATCTCTACACTCAGACCAGTTCAGGGAGCTTTCCAGGTTAAAAGACTTGAAACTGGACAGAAACCAGTTGGTTAAGCTTCCCTCAAATCTTTTCACTGCTCTTGGGAAACTTGTGACGTTGGATCTGGGCCACAATAATCTCTCGGAGTTGTCCTCAGACACTTTCAAAGGGTTGATCCACCTTAAGAACCTGATTCTGAGCTTCAACTCGCTCCACAGCGTCCACTACAACGCCTTCCAGGATCTGGGCAGCCTCCACACACTGCTCCTGCAGAACAACAGCTTGGAGAGTTTAACCCCCGAGCTCTTCCACCCGCTGCCAAAGCTCAGGGAGCTGAACCTGGACGGAAACAAGCTGGGTCGCCTCAATCCTCGTCTCTTTCAGAGGCTTAAAGACCTCCAGGAGCTGAGCCTGAAGTCCAACCGGCTCCTGTCTTTAGAGACCAAGACTCTGAAGCCTCTAAAGAAGCTTTCACTCATCTACCTCTCTGATAATATGTGGAACTGTACAAGCGTTGATATTTTCTACTTGTGCAACTGGGTTAAggtaaatacagaaaaactaaaCGATAAGCCGGTCTGCTACTTCCGGTCCGAATCGAAGTCGCCCCTCTTCTTACTGGATCACTGCGCTGCCGCTGCGCGCTGCCCGCCTTCGTTTCCTCTACAACTGCTGAGCGTCCTGACGCCTTCTCTCATCGCTGTAGCCCACAGCTTCCTCTGA